In one Vulgatibacter incomptus genomic region, the following are encoded:
- the boxC gene encoding 2,3-epoxybenzoyl-CoA dihydrolase, whose amino-acid sequence MDPIFFETHPSRYRHWKLEILGDVARLWMDVQESGGLRPGYQLKLNSYDLGVDIELADAVQRLRFEHPEVRALVIGSLKDKIFCAGANIHMLGASSHGFKVNFCKFTNETRLYLEELADASGIGTLCAAAGTASGGGYELALACEEILLVDDGNSAVSLPEVPLLGVLPGTGGLTRVVDKRKVRRDHADFFSTTAEGVRGKRAVEWRLVDEVAPRTRFDAKVREMAGALAASSDRPADAKGIELQPLQVTRTADRIDYRYVSVAIDRGQRIATLTVRGPTEPQPEDPAGFLKVGSAAWAIAAFRELDDALLHLRFNEPEIGLLALRTEGDPQAVLAVDRTLDRHQGDWLVREIRLLQKRVLKRLDLCARTLYALVEPGSCFAGVLLEIALAADRSYMLDDPDRPVTLELSSANRGALPTSSGLSRLEVRFLGEPERLAEVLAHQGGFDAAAALEAGLVTFAPDEIDWEDEVRIALEERAAMSPDALTGMEANLRFAGPETMETKIFGRLSAWQNWIFIRPNATGEKGALSLYGKAGQRPDFDLRRT is encoded by the coding sequence ATGGATCCCATTTTCTTCGAGACCCACCCCTCCCGCTACCGCCACTGGAAGCTGGAGATCCTCGGCGACGTCGCCCGCCTCTGGATGGACGTTCAGGAGAGCGGCGGCCTCCGCCCCGGCTACCAGCTCAAGCTCAACTCCTACGACCTGGGAGTCGACATCGAGCTGGCCGACGCCGTCCAGCGCCTCCGCTTCGAGCACCCGGAGGTCCGGGCGCTGGTCATCGGCTCGCTGAAGGACAAGATCTTCTGCGCCGGCGCCAACATCCACATGCTCGGCGCCAGCAGCCACGGCTTCAAGGTGAACTTCTGCAAGTTCACGAACGAGACCCGCCTCTACCTCGAGGAGCTCGCGGACGCGTCCGGCATCGGCACCCTCTGCGCCGCTGCTGGCACGGCGTCGGGCGGTGGCTATGAGCTCGCCCTCGCCTGCGAGGAGATCCTGCTCGTCGACGACGGCAACTCGGCGGTCTCGCTCCCCGAGGTCCCGCTCCTCGGCGTCCTCCCCGGTACGGGCGGCCTCACGCGGGTGGTGGACAAGCGCAAGGTCCGCCGTGATCACGCCGACTTCTTCTCGACCACCGCCGAGGGCGTCCGCGGGAAGCGCGCCGTCGAGTGGCGTCTGGTGGACGAGGTGGCGCCCCGCACCCGCTTCGACGCCAAGGTCCGCGAGATGGCCGGCGCGCTCGCAGCCAGTAGCGATCGCCCCGCCGACGCGAAGGGGATCGAGCTCCAGCCGCTCCAGGTCACCCGCACGGCGGACCGCATCGACTACCGCTACGTCTCGGTCGCGATCGATCGCGGCCAGCGGATCGCGACCCTGACCGTCCGCGGTCCGACCGAGCCCCAGCCCGAGGATCCCGCCGGCTTCCTGAAGGTCGGCTCCGCGGCCTGGGCCATCGCCGCCTTCCGCGAGCTCGACGACGCCCTCCTCCACCTGCGCTTCAACGAGCCCGAGATCGGCCTCCTGGCGCTGCGCACCGAGGGCGATCCGCAGGCCGTCCTCGCTGTGGACCGCACCCTCGACCGGCACCAGGGCGACTGGCTCGTCCGCGAGATCCGCCTCCTCCAGAAGCGGGTGCTCAAGCGCCTCGACCTCTGCGCCCGGACGCTCTACGCGCTCGTCGAGCCCGGCTCCTGCTTCGCTGGCGTGCTCCTCGAGATCGCCCTCGCCGCGGATCGCAGCTACATGCTCGACGATCCCGACCGCCCGGTGACCCTCGAGCTCTCTTCGGCGAACCGCGGCGCGCTCCCGACGAGCTCCGGGCTATCGCGCCTCGAGGTGCGCTTCCTGGGTGAGCCGGAGCGCCTCGCCGAGGTGCTGGCCCACCAGGGCGGCTTCGACGCGGCGGCTGCCCTGGAGGCCGGCCTCGTGACCTTCGCCCCGGACGAGATCGACTGGGAGGACGAGGTCCGCATCGCCCTCGAGGAGCGCGCGGCGATGAGCCCCGACGCCCTCACCGGCATGGAGGCCAACCTCCGCTTCGCCGGGCCCGAGACGATGGAGACCAAGATCTTCGGCAGGCTGTCGGCCTGGCAGAACTGGATCTTCATCCGTCCCAACGCCACCGGCGAGAAGGGCGCGCTCTCGCTCTACGGGAAGGCCGGGCAGCGTCCCGACTTCGACCTCCGCAGGACCTGA
- a CDS encoding shikimate kinase translates to MIDLLRLLGQRVRELRLEKGLSLRQLAKASGLSERFLSDLEAGRGNISVARLADVAAALGRTAAGLLREAEASGEAQRVGVISLLGLRGAGKSTIGPKLASRLGLPFFELDGLVESRAELSLAELFSIHGEDYYRRLEREELERFLASHDRAVLSTGGGIVAHAESLRVLEERTVMVWLRADADDHWSRVVGQGDIRPMADRPAAKAELRRLLVDREPLYAKARLQVDTTRLGIAGAVDELVERLAQPAVSGTSAAQQ, encoded by the coding sequence GTGATCGATCTCCTCCGCCTCCTCGGTCAGCGGGTCCGCGAGCTACGGCTCGAGAAGGGTCTCTCGCTTCGGCAGCTCGCCAAGGCGAGCGGCCTCTCCGAGCGCTTCCTCTCGGATCTGGAGGCGGGGCGGGGCAACATCTCCGTCGCTCGGCTCGCCGATGTCGCTGCCGCTCTCGGGAGGACTGCCGCCGGGCTGCTCCGGGAGGCGGAGGCGTCGGGCGAGGCGCAGCGGGTGGGGGTCATCTCCCTACTGGGCCTTCGAGGGGCCGGGAAGAGCACCATCGGGCCGAAGCTCGCGTCGCGCCTGGGGCTCCCCTTCTTCGAGCTCGACGGCCTGGTCGAGTCTCGCGCCGAGCTCTCGCTCGCGGAGCTCTTCTCCATCCACGGCGAGGACTACTACCGGCGGCTGGAGCGCGAGGAGCTCGAGCGCTTCCTCGCGAGCCACGACCGTGCGGTCCTGTCCACCGGAGGTGGAATCGTCGCGCACGCGGAATCCCTGCGTGTCCTCGAGGAGCGGACGGTCATGGTCTGGCTCCGCGCGGACGCGGACGATCATTGGAGCCGCGTGGTCGGGCAGGGGGACATCCGGCCGATGGCGGATCGGCCTGCTGCCAAGGCCGAGCTTCGCAGGCTCCTCGTCGATCGGGAGCCGCTCTACGCCAAGGCCCGGCTTCAGGTGGACACGACCCGCCTCGGGATCGCTGGAGCGGTCGACGAGCTCGTGGAGCGGCTCGCCCAGCCTGCGGTTTCCGGCACTTCGGCGGCGCAGCAGTAA
- the cpaB gene encoding Flp pilus assembly protein CpaB — translation MLKGRTPLLIAIGLGLLAGAVAYGSLRAKEREVRDGWNLVPVLVAAEDLEEGSVLSFEMIAKSRIPEQFVTGSVVRPEYAESVIGQRVIVPMRAGDPILWSQFETARSLDRLSPAIMKKGRAITVSVNEKSSVGGWIRPNDHVDVIGSIRDPNTQEIVTLTLLQNVLVLATGKSMGTGGGLPADGPRGYGDLSLLVLPEEAEILVLAQELGSLTFVLRNPEELDVEEDRGRATIGTLLTGERSKALRQLRYQTIQVIRGSAGTAERSGIVGAP, via the coding sequence ATGCTGAAAGGACGAACGCCGCTGTTGATCGCGATCGGCTTGGGGCTCCTGGCCGGCGCGGTGGCCTACGGCTCCCTCCGAGCCAAGGAGCGCGAGGTGCGGGACGGGTGGAACCTGGTCCCCGTCCTGGTCGCCGCCGAGGATCTCGAGGAAGGGAGCGTCCTCTCGTTCGAGATGATCGCCAAGAGCCGCATCCCGGAGCAGTTCGTGACCGGCTCGGTGGTCCGCCCGGAATATGCCGAGAGCGTGATCGGCCAGCGGGTGATCGTGCCGATGCGAGCCGGCGATCCCATCCTCTGGTCCCAGTTCGAGACCGCGCGGTCCCTCGACCGGCTCTCGCCCGCCATCATGAAGAAGGGCCGGGCGATCACGGTCTCGGTCAACGAGAAGAGCTCGGTGGGAGGTTGGATCCGCCCAAACGATCACGTGGACGTGATCGGCTCGATCCGCGATCCGAATACCCAGGAGATCGTCACCCTGACCCTCCTCCAGAACGTGCTCGTCCTCGCCACCGGCAAGTCCATGGGCACCGGCGGCGGACTCCCTGCGGACGGACCCAGAGGCTACGGAGACCTCTCACTCCTGGTGCTCCCCGAGGAGGCCGAGATTCTGGTCCTGGCCCAGGAGCTCGGCTCGCTCACCTTCGTGCTCCGGAATCCGGAGGAGCTCGACGTCGAGGAGGATCGGGGCCGGGCGACCATCGGGACGTTGCTCACGGGCGAGCGCTCCAAGGCGCTGCGCCAGCTCCGCTACCAGACCATCCAGGTGATCCGGGGATCGGCAGGGACCGCGGAACGCTCGGGGATCGTCGGAGCGCCTTGA
- a CDS encoding type II secretion system F family protein, with amino-acid sequence MFEHVLVSLLVVASVSFFAWVAFGIIGNAIARLKQRYPIRSRSDLRDLLLFLDRRAIAVLSLCMGAISVGAGILLGGWLTATMFGVGGAAAPPLFVGIYRKRRIRSFERQLVDALQSLANGLRAGLTIPQALEQIAREATAPLGQEFALLVKELKVGVQLDDALANLASRVESDDLSLVVVSTSTARQLGGNMAEMLETIGGTIRERFRLQGKIAALTSQGKMQGWIVASLPLLLGAVMRHMRPDLVEPMLDHVFGYALVAAVVLLEAVGLFFIRKIVNVDV; translated from the coding sequence ATGTTCGAGCACGTCCTGGTCTCGCTCCTGGTCGTCGCCTCGGTCTCGTTCTTCGCCTGGGTCGCGTTCGGCATCATCGGCAACGCAATCGCGCGCCTGAAGCAGCGCTACCCCATCCGCAGCCGCTCCGATCTGCGCGATCTCCTGCTCTTCCTCGATCGCCGCGCGATCGCCGTGCTCTCTCTCTGCATGGGGGCGATCTCCGTCGGCGCTGGAATCCTGCTCGGAGGATGGCTGACCGCGACGATGTTCGGGGTCGGGGGCGCCGCCGCTCCACCTCTCTTCGTTGGGATCTATCGGAAGCGGCGAATCCGATCGTTCGAACGCCAGCTCGTAGACGCGCTCCAATCGCTCGCGAACGGGCTTCGGGCGGGACTCACAATCCCCCAGGCGCTCGAGCAGATCGCGCGGGAGGCGACCGCACCCCTGGGGCAGGAGTTCGCCCTCCTCGTGAAGGAGCTCAAGGTCGGGGTCCAGCTCGACGACGCGCTGGCAAACCTGGCCTCGCGGGTCGAGTCGGACGACCTCTCCCTCGTCGTGGTCTCGACCAGCACCGCAAGACAGCTCGGCGGGAACATGGCCGAGATGCTCGAGACAATCGGAGGGACGATCCGAGAGCGCTTCCGCCTGCAGGGCAAGATCGCGGCGCTCACCTCGCAGGGGAAGATGCAGGGTTGGATCGTCGCATCGCTGCCCCTGCTCCTGGGCGCCGTCATGCGACACATGCGGCCCGACCTCGTGGAGCCCATGCTCGATCACGTCTTCGGCTACGCGCTCGTCGCGGCCGTGGTGTTGCTCGAAGCGGTTGGTCTCTTCTTCATCCGGAAGATCGTCAACGTCGATGTCTGA
- a CDS encoding type II secretion system F family protein, producing MLASIGIPLAVALAFAAAFFGASWALDRWFGGILGYVRSSGGSSGLQRLRPLLLQPLGRAVRRWVGPGHQERVRQALVRAGEPAGLEPSEIVALQIVALAGFLLVGAMIGHALDRAVLGAIAGAALGAGYPRLWLREQIQRREKAITRALPFGLDLLTLSVEAGLDFSGALGRVVEKGKHGPLRDELAIVLKQLRMGRTREDALKQLAERVRLPAVASFVTTVIQADRMGTSLGKVMRIQATQLRQDRSQRAEKLAGEAPVKMLFPLIACIFPTVFLVLFGPIVFAMAFGGFGG from the coding sequence ATGCTCGCGTCCATCGGGATTCCGCTCGCTGTCGCGCTCGCCTTTGCGGCCGCCTTCTTCGGCGCGTCGTGGGCCCTCGACCGCTGGTTCGGGGGGATCCTCGGATACGTTCGTTCCTCGGGAGGATCGTCGGGGCTGCAGCGCCTTCGTCCCTTGCTGCTGCAGCCGCTCGGGAGAGCCGTTCGACGGTGGGTCGGCCCGGGCCACCAGGAGCGCGTGAGGCAAGCCCTCGTTCGCGCCGGCGAGCCGGCCGGCCTCGAGCCCTCGGAGATCGTGGCGCTCCAGATCGTCGCGCTCGCGGGATTCCTGTTGGTGGGCGCGATGATCGGCCACGCGCTCGATCGAGCCGTCCTCGGCGCGATCGCGGGAGCCGCGCTCGGAGCGGGATATCCGCGGCTCTGGCTGCGCGAACAGATCCAGCGGCGGGAAAAGGCGATCACGAGAGCGCTCCCGTTCGGTCTCGATCTCCTCACGCTCTCCGTGGAGGCCGGCCTCGACTTCTCCGGCGCCCTCGGCAGGGTCGTGGAGAAGGGGAAGCATGGCCCTCTGCGCGACGAGCTGGCCATCGTGCTCAAGCAGCTTCGGATGGGCCGCACCCGCGAAGATGCGTTGAAACAGCTCGCCGAGCGGGTCCGACTCCCGGCGGTGGCCTCCTTCGTCACCACCGTCATCCAGGCCGATCGGATGGGCACCAGTCTCGGAAAGGTGATGCGGATCCAGGCGACCCAGCTCCGCCAGGACCGATCGCAGCGCGCGGAGAAGCTCGCCGGAGAGGCGCCGGTGAAGATGCTCTTTCCGCTCATTGCCTGCATTTTTCCCACGGTGTTTCTCGTCCTCTTCGGGCCGATCGTGTTCGCGATGGCTTTCGGCGGATTCGGAGGGTGA
- a CDS encoding FHA domain-containing protein: MAPSTRLVVDGEVVGSLDGSTSSLTIGRSASSGLVLDRPGISRRHALIHVGPTGALSIEDLGSANGTLLNGKSVSAPTPLRAGDRVLLGDVTIEIEGRRAAGTSHQPAAGVLDRPRSEQPAKSSGLLSGRGPAAIVAALALGILLLASVSRISGGQGGAAMLGDRSAETFVLEEVGSDAVFGRGPDVSVPTGERASFLLPAIGAEPGESRFTVRYSSSLVKPDAIEVRVNDEVIGFVAGSGAAWKRDQEIRLPARVLRPGERNVLAFVDPLHGAPNEQAEWQVGEIELVVEPIPHCDPVDCIEQAERHFALGSRAFEARALAPRSLFDAWLSLRMALRFVENLSARPGVHGRIVALLGEVDVELQARCSRLRFTVERSVALDELGRARSAADELLRTFPGPEHRCHGMARQMLSWLDG; encoded by the coding sequence ATGGCTCCTTCCACTCGTCTCGTCGTAGATGGCGAGGTCGTCGGATCCCTCGATGGCTCTACGTCGAGCCTCACCATCGGCCGATCGGCCTCGAGCGGTCTCGTCCTCGACAGGCCTGGAATCTCCCGACGGCACGCCCTGATTCACGTCGGGCCGACCGGTGCGCTCTCGATTGAGGATCTGGGGTCGGCAAACGGCACACTCCTGAATGGCAAGTCGGTCTCGGCGCCGACTCCGCTGCGGGCCGGTGACCGAGTGCTCCTCGGGGATGTGACGATCGAGATCGAAGGGAGGCGAGCGGCTGGGACTTCCCATCAACCGGCAGCGGGCGTCTTGGACCGGCCCCGTAGCGAGCAGCCAGCGAAGTCCTCCGGGCTCCTCTCCGGTCGTGGTCCCGCCGCGATCGTCGCGGCGCTCGCGTTGGGGATTCTGCTCCTGGCATCCGTGTCGCGGATCTCGGGAGGCCAGGGCGGCGCAGCCATGCTCGGTGATCGAAGCGCCGAGACGTTCGTTCTGGAGGAGGTCGGATCGGATGCGGTCTTTGGACGCGGGCCGGACGTATCCGTCCCTACGGGCGAGCGAGCTTCCTTCCTGCTCCCAGCGATCGGCGCGGAGCCTGGCGAGAGCCGGTTCACCGTGCGGTACTCGAGCTCGCTGGTGAAGCCGGACGCGATCGAGGTCCGCGTCAACGACGAGGTGATCGGCTTCGTCGCCGGGTCGGGGGCGGCCTGGAAGCGAGACCAGGAGATCCGTCTTCCCGCGCGGGTCCTTCGACCGGGCGAGCGCAACGTCCTCGCCTTCGTGGATCCTCTCCACGGCGCTCCGAACGAGCAAGCGGAGTGGCAGGTGGGAGAGATCGAGCTCGTGGTGGAGCCGATTCCGCACTGCGATCCGGTCGACTGCATCGAGCAGGCGGAGCGCCACTTCGCGCTCGGCTCTCGAGCTTTCGAAGCCCGGGCCCTGGCGCCGCGAAGTCTCTTCGACGCCTGGCTGTCTCTGCGGATGGCCCTCCGGTTCGTGGAGAACCTGTCCGCGAGACCCGGAGTCCACGGTCGGATCGTCGCGCTCCTCGGCGAGGTCGATGTGGAGCTTCAGGCTCGTTGCAGCAGGCTCCGCTTCACGGTCGAGCGAAGTGTCGCGTTGGACGAGCTCGGTCGCGCGAGGAGCGCTGCCGACGAGCTCTTGCGCACGTTCCCAGGACCCGAACATCGCTGCCACGGAATGGCCCGGCAGATGCTCTCCTGGCTGGATGGCTGA
- a CDS encoding FHA domain-containing protein, producing MSGESGLWPFRVSLEAACETQPHTIVREATPGAKLIVTEGPGAERSFDLDGSEWMIGRSRSCEIPLPDPSISRRHLLIRRKGGVFVAIDQGSENGTLVEGASIAELVLSNGHELVLGDTTLRFVAAADGTMGESETKTRETAMEEGGPTRLLAGPTPSSGTQSSPSSMRRRKGPRLAVGAAALLTIVGVAAIGIGIGGRRASAPPPVVSPGGEGEAFAAFQRGLGLVRDGDWDEAASLFAEARTLDPDNAELERYAERAQKEAAEQVRAADVRMQLEQGDSDRAEAVFAQIDPESLVFEREGGSLRAAIDALRAVAGEPLDEAERQGAPIDRESTRFAATGSSRAGAGRLAAIEREATGRGIALPNQNGRASGASSRETRRAAVRNPSAGPTEALGSARSAGGDDVARRHFEAGLRALEGGNLERAAEHLGESLRLDPGNAAAKAAMDKLRGRAEGLFREAYAERNTDPAGARRKLAVVVRLSRPGEALYEKATSWLAKLEGPR from the coding sequence GTGAGTGGCGAATCGGGGCTCTGGCCCTTTCGTGTATCGCTCGAGGCCGCCTGCGAGACACAGCCGCATACGATCGTTCGGGAGGCCACCCCGGGCGCCAAGCTGATCGTGACCGAAGGCCCTGGGGCCGAGCGCTCCTTTGACCTCGACGGCTCCGAGTGGATGATTGGTCGCTCTCGCAGCTGCGAGATTCCATTGCCGGACCCGTCGATCTCGCGTCGCCATCTCCTCATCCGTCGAAAGGGCGGCGTCTTTGTCGCCATCGACCAGGGATCGGAAAACGGAACGCTCGTCGAAGGAGCCTCGATCGCGGAGCTCGTGCTCTCGAATGGCCACGAGCTCGTGCTCGGTGACACGACGCTTCGCTTCGTCGCCGCCGCTGACGGAACCATGGGCGAATCCGAAACGAAGACGCGTGAGACTGCCATGGAGGAGGGAGGCCCGACACGATTGCTCGCCGGCCCCACGCCATCCAGTGGGACGCAGTCTTCTCCATCGTCGATGCGGCGACGAAAGGGACCTCGGTTGGCGGTTGGGGCCGCGGCCCTGCTGACGATCGTCGGCGTGGCCGCGATCGGGATCGGGATCGGAGGTCGACGGGCGTCGGCTCCGCCTCCTGTTGTGTCGCCGGGAGGAGAGGGCGAGGCCTTCGCCGCTTTTCAGCGCGGGCTCGGGCTCGTGCGTGACGGCGATTGGGACGAGGCGGCGTCGCTCTTCGCCGAGGCTCGGACGCTGGATCCCGACAACGCGGAGCTGGAGCGCTATGCCGAGCGTGCGCAGAAAGAGGCCGCGGAGCAGGTCCGGGCCGCCGACGTGCGAATGCAGCTCGAACAAGGCGATTCGGATCGGGCGGAAGCGGTCTTTGCGCAGATCGACCCGGAGTCGTTGGTCTTCGAGCGAGAGGGAGGTTCGCTACGCGCAGCGATCGACGCGCTTCGGGCGGTCGCCGGAGAGCCGCTCGATGAAGCCGAGCGCCAGGGGGCGCCGATCGATCGCGAGTCCACGAGGTTTGCGGCAACCGGCTCCAGCCGCGCAGGCGCCGGTCGGCTTGCGGCGATCGAGCGTGAGGCAACCGGCCGAGGGATTGCGCTGCCGAATCAGAACGGACGGGCCTCCGGCGCTTCGAGTCGCGAAACGCGCAGGGCAGCGGTGCGGAACCCAAGCGCGGGGCCGACCGAGGCCCTGGGAAGTGCGCGGTCTGCGGGAGGCGACGACGTCGCACGTCGACATTTCGAGGCCGGGCTTCGAGCCCTCGAGGGCGGGAACCTGGAGCGCGCTGCAGAGCACCTGGGCGAATCGCTGAGGCTCGACCCGGGGAACGCGGCCGCAAAGGCCGCGATGGACAAGCTCAGAGGCCGCGCCGAAGGGCTGTTTCGGGAGGCGTACGCCGAGAGGAACACCGATCCGGCGGGTGCGCGGAGGAAGCTCGCGGTCGTCGTGCGTCTCTCCCGACCGGGTGAGGCCCTGTACGAAAAGGCGACGTCCTGGCTCGCGAAGCTCGAAGGACCTCGATGA
- the xseA gene encoding exodeoxyribonuclease VII large subunit has translation MAKEQEVEVGGGAISQTRETPERSAYSTGGNGEPTPRARIAQEREREDEEDTGAARIEREGGIASASGGPEVVSVGELARRIKGSLEGRFGDVLVRGEISNLRQPGSGHLYFSLKDASGSLRAVLFRGQARRLRFRPDNGQEVVARGRVSFYEVSGDAQLVCESLDPVGAGALALAFEQRKAKLAAEGLFDPARKRQLPFLPRRIGVVTSPTGAAIHDFVRVLHRRFPGIAVLVAPARVQGAGAADEIAAGIERLGARGDCEIVVVTRGGGSIEDLWAFNEEVVARAIAACPVPVVSAVGHEVDFTIADFVADLRAPTPTGAAERIAPVEDELRAALAVTRSRLARSARRELESRRAAVHRVRSRLGDPTRRVADERLRLDARRRVAADAVVGAIALGRRELRGREERLRLVNPVARLKRRSRELDSLRERLSRAARGLLRERRAGLRSAGLALGRAAPRDRVLREGQQLGELRERLFGAIQRALEGRRARIDERAAQLRALSPLQVLARGYAIAFAESGAVLLSSREIRAGQRLHLELADGALTVEVLGEAPERKG, from the coding sequence GTGGCGAAGGAGCAAGAGGTCGAGGTTGGCGGGGGGGCGATCTCGCAGACTCGAGAGACGCCCGAGCGATCCGCGTACTCGACCGGAGGGAACGGGGAGCCGACGCCCAGGGCGCGGATTGCGCAGGAGAGGGAGCGCGAGGACGAGGAGGATACGGGCGCGGCGCGGATCGAGCGGGAGGGTGGGATTGCGTCGGCGTCCGGCGGGCCTGAGGTGGTGTCGGTCGGCGAGCTGGCCAGGCGGATCAAGGGCTCGCTGGAGGGGCGTTTCGGCGACGTGCTGGTCCGCGGCGAGATCTCGAACCTTCGGCAGCCAGGGTCGGGCCACCTCTACTTCAGCCTGAAGGACGCCTCGGGGAGCCTGCGTGCGGTTCTCTTCCGCGGGCAGGCCCGGAGGCTGCGCTTCCGGCCCGACAACGGGCAGGAGGTGGTGGCCCGGGGCCGGGTGAGCTTCTACGAGGTCAGCGGCGACGCGCAGCTCGTGTGTGAGTCCCTCGATCCCGTTGGGGCGGGGGCGCTCGCGCTCGCCTTCGAGCAGCGCAAGGCGAAGCTCGCGGCGGAGGGTCTCTTCGATCCGGCGCGCAAGCGCCAGCTCCCGTTCCTTCCTCGCCGGATCGGCGTTGTGACGAGCCCGACCGGCGCAGCGATCCACGATTTCGTCCGCGTGCTCCATCGACGGTTTCCGGGGATCGCGGTCCTTGTCGCACCGGCGAGGGTGCAGGGCGCCGGTGCGGCGGACGAGATCGCCGCGGGGATCGAGCGGCTGGGGGCACGCGGCGACTGCGAGATCGTCGTGGTCACCCGGGGCGGCGGCTCGATCGAAGATCTCTGGGCGTTCAACGAGGAGGTGGTGGCCCGGGCCATCGCCGCATGCCCGGTTCCCGTGGTCTCGGCGGTCGGGCACGAGGTCGACTTCACGATCGCGGACTTCGTGGCCGATCTGCGGGCGCCGACGCCCACCGGAGCGGCGGAGCGGATCGCGCCGGTGGAGGACGAGCTGCGCGCCGCGCTCGCGGTGACGCGCAGCCGCCTCGCCCGGAGCGCGCGGCGGGAGCTGGAGAGTCGGCGCGCGGCCGTGCATCGCGTCCGCTCGAGGCTCGGGGACCCCACCCGGCGCGTGGCGGACGAGAGGCTTCGGCTGGATGCGAGGCGCCGGGTCGCGGCGGACGCGGTGGTCGGAGCGATCGCCCTGGGCCGTCGGGAGCTGCGGGGCCGGGAGGAGCGGCTGCGCCTGGTCAATCCGGTTGCGCGGCTGAAGCGTCGGTCCCGGGAGCTCGATTCGCTCCGGGAGAGGCTCTCTCGCGCAGCGCGCGGACTCCTGCGGGAGCGGCGAGCCGGGCTGCGGAGCGCCGGGCTCGCCCTCGGCCGGGCGGCTCCCCGCGATCGGGTGCTTCGGGAAGGGCAGCAGCTCGGGGAGCTTCGCGAGCGCCTGTTCGGAGCGATTCAGCGGGCCCTGGAGGGCCGGCGTGCCCGCATCGATGAGCGGGCGGCGCAGCTTCGAGCGCTCTCGCCTCTCCAGGTGCTGGCGCGCGGCTACGCGATCGCCTTCGCGGAGAGCGGCGCGGTGCTGCTCTCGTCGAGGGAGATCCGCGCGGGGCAGAGGCTCCACCTGGAGCTCGCGGACGGCGCGCTCACGGTCGAGGTCCTCGGGGAAGCGCCGGAGCGGAAGGGATGA
- the xseB gene encoding exodeoxyribonuclease VII small subunit yields the protein MPTNEEKRKDGADSLDDVAYEALIQELDSVVRQLEASELSLEESLQAFERGVKLSKAAEHRLDEAEGRVEVLLQGDRTRPLAQQESGEGPRSRTRSQESEEAP from the coding sequence GTGCCGACGAACGAAGAGAAGCGCAAGGACGGCGCGGATTCCCTGGACGACGTTGCGTACGAGGCGCTGATCCAGGAGCTGGACAGCGTGGTCCGGCAGCTCGAGGCCAGCGAGCTCTCCCTCGAGGAATCGCTGCAGGCTTTCGAGCGGGGCGTGAAGCTCTCGAAGGCGGCGGAGCACCGGCTCGACGAGGCGGAAGGCCGCGTGGAGGTCCTCCTGCAGGGGGATCGGACGAGGCCGTTGGCGCAGCAGGAGAGCGGGGAAGGACCACGGTCGCGAACCCGCTCGCAGGAGTCGGAAGAGGCGCCCTGA
- a CDS encoding response regulator, protein MEQEARPRIIIVDDDRDTREMLTLALAQAGFEVSQAANGLRLISILHVDRPDLILLDVMMSWIDGIDLCRSIKKNEEFRDIPVVFLSARNTPEARRAGLDAGAIDYLTKPVNIEKLEARIREILSAGTAK, encoded by the coding sequence ATGGAGCAGGAGGCACGGCCCAGAATCATCATCGTCGACGATGATCGGGACACGAGGGAGATGCTCACGCTCGCCCTCGCGCAGGCCGGCTTCGAGGTCTCCCAGGCGGCGAACGGGCTTCGACTGATCTCCATCCTCCACGTCGACAGGCCGGACCTCATCCTCCTCGACGTGATGATGAGCTGGATCGACGGCATCGACCTCTGTCGCTCGATCAAGAAGAACGAAGAGTTCCGCGACATCCCGGTGGTCTTCCTCTCGGCGAGGAACACCCCGGAAGCGCGGCGCGCCGGGCTGGACGCCGGCGCGATCGATTACCTCACCAAGCCGGTGAACATCGAGAAGCTGGAGGCCCGCATCCGGGAGATCCTCTCAGCCGGGACTGCGAAATGA